In Aedes albopictus strain Foshan chromosome 3, AalbF5, whole genome shotgun sequence, the following are encoded in one genomic region:
- the LOC115260507 gene encoding protein sel-1 homolog 1-like codes for MLWNWWLWTRRKTATRIRMYGYRVFCSTTETTAEKEAFDREMVVLNPVHMDTEAVKQTFMQLVEEALLEAQMGLGFMYATGIWFNETHVKVLVYYTIAALGNNSWAHKALGYRSWPGVGYRLVAKLRWISTGRWPMANQVKFSGGVAVHRIRLLD; via the exons ATGCTGTGGAATTGGTGGTTGTGGACAAGGCGAAAGACCGCTACGCGTATACGGATGTACGGCTACCGAGTCTTTTGTTCAACGACGGAAACCACCGCAGAAAAG GAAGCATTCGACAGGGAAATGGTGGTTCTCAATCCGGTGCACATGGACACGGAGGCGGTCAAGCAGACGTTCATGCAGCTAGTCGAAGAGGCGCTCCTTGAAGCGCAGATGGGTCTTGGATTCATGTACGCCACGGGCATCTGGTTCAACGAGACGCATGTCAAGGTGCTGGTCTACTACACGATAGCAGCTTTGGGGAACAACTCGTGGGCTCATAAGGCGCTTGGGTACCGGTCCTGGCCCGGAGTTGGGTATCGATTAGTTGCGAAACTAcgctggatttctacaggaaggTGGCCAATGGCCAATCAAGTGAAGTTTTCCGGCGGAGTAGCCGTCCATCGGATAAGGCTTCTGgattaa